The stretch of DNA CCCGCCCAGATCGCGACGGACACGCGCCTCCCGAGCCACGCCGTGTACACGCCGGCCGACAGCATTCCGGAAGCGGACATCGGGGTTCTCGCTTACAACAAGCCGGCCGCGGTGCTCGTCCTGCTGCGCGAGGAGATCCTCGGGCCCGAGGTGTTCGACGAGGGCTTCCGGGAGTACATCCGGCGCTGGGCGTACAAGCACCCGCAGCCGGCCGACTTCATCCGCACGATGGAGGATGTGTCCGGGCACGACCTCGACTGGTTCTTCAGGGGCTGGATCTACGAGGACGCGATTCTCGACCAGGCGATCGCTTCCGTCACGCGTCTGGGGGATACGACACGGGTCGTGCTCGAGAATCGTGGAGGCATCCCGATGCCGCTCGAGGTGCGGATCCTCTACCGGGACGGCGAAGAGCAGCGATATGAGGTGCCGGTAGACGCGTGGCAGGTGGATGGCACCTATGTGCTGGCGGTGCCCGGCGGGCCGGTGCGCAACGTCCAGATCGACCCGGACGGCGTGATGCCCGACGTGAACCGCGGGAACAACGTGTGGGGAAGGGGCATTCTCGGCCGCCGGCCTCCCCGGTAGCGCCGCCGATTCGCGAGCACCCAGCAGCGCGGCTCTTTCCGCGGGCTGGCAGAGCGTGGCCTTACCGTCCTCGCGAAACCACAGCGCCGCGCCTTCCGTTCTGATGCCCCATGAAGCGCATGTACGGGGGTGAGACATGGAAGAGATGATCATCGCCATCGTCGCGATCTTCTTCACCATCGGCATCCCGGTTCTCGCGATGGCGACGCACTTCGCCCTGCGGCCGCTGGTGCGCGATCTGGCGGAAGCGCTCGGGCCGATGAGGCGGGACCGCGAGACGATCGCCCGGTTGGCGGAGCGGGTCGAGCGGCTTGAAGGCGAGAGCCGGGAGCGGGGCGAACTCCTGGATCAGCTCGCGGAAGCGGAACTGTTCCGGCGGCAACTGGAAGAGCGCGCCGGCGGTGGAACCACACAGGACGTCAAATGACGATCATCGAAACCGAAGGGCTGTCCAAGCGGTACGCAGCGCTGCGGGGGGACGGGACGCTCGCCGTCGACCGGCTTTCCGTGCAGGTCGAGGCGGGGCAGGTGTACGGTTTCCTGGGTCCTAACGGCAGCGGCAAGACGACGACGATCGGCATGCTCCTGGGGATCATCAACCCGACCGGCGGTTCCTTCCGGCTGTTCGGCGGGCAGACGCCCGCCGAGTTGCACGCCGCGCGCCAGCGGATCGGCGCGACGCTCGAGTACCCAAACTTCTATCCCTACCTGAGTTGCCGGGACAACCTGCGGGTCGTGGCCCGCGTGAAGGGGAGCGACGACGCGGACATCGCCGAGGTGCTCGACATCGTGGGCCTGGCCTCGCGCCGGAAGACGAAGTTCAAGGCGTGCTCGCTGGGCATGAAGCAGCGGCTCGCGCTGGCGGCCACGATGATCGGTGACCCGGAACTCATCATCCTCGACGAGCCGGCCAACGGGCTCGATCCGGCGGGGCAGCGGGAGATCCGCGACATCATCCGCGAACTCGCCAGCCGCGGGAAGACGATCTTCCTCTCGAGCCACATGCTGCACGAAGTCGAGCGCACCTGCACGCACGTTGCGATCATCGAGACCGGCCGCCTCGTCCGCGAGGGGAGCGTGGACGAACTCACCTCCGCCCGAGCGGTGGCCGCCGTGGGC from Candidatus Palauibacter australiensis encodes:
- a CDS encoding M1 family aminopeptidase, yielding PAQIATDTRLPSHAVYTPADSIPEADIGVLAYNKPAAVLVLLREEILGPEVFDEGFREYIRRWAYKHPQPADFIRTMEDVSGHDLDWFFRGWIYEDAILDQAIASVTRLGDTTRVVLENRGGIPMPLEVRILYRDGEEQRYEVPVDAWQVDGTYVLAVPGGPVRNVQIDPDGVMPDVNRGNNVWGRGILGRRPPR
- a CDS encoding ABC transporter ATP-binding protein yields the protein MTIIETEGLSKRYAALRGDGTLAVDRLSVQVEAGQVYGFLGPNGSGKTTTIGMLLGIINPTGGSFRLFGGQTPAELHAARQRIGATLEYPNFYPYLSCRDNLRVVARVKGSDDADIAEVLDIVGLASRRKTKFKACSLGMKQRLALAATMIGDPELIILDEPANGLDPAGQREIRDIIRELASRGKTIFLSSHMLHEVERTCTHVAIIETGRLVREGSVDELTSARAVAAVGADGDIETLRDAVSEFEGAGHTRVEDGRVLVQIGGAGLSELNRFLAGRGIYASHLSLERQSLEDAFMEITGTPEGFGEIQ